The Halarsenatibacter silvermanii DNA segment ATTCCATCGAAAAAACAATGTGGAATGTGGTTCTGGCATTAATTCCAGCAACATTCATGTCAGTTTATCTTTTTGGAACTTATGCACTTTATCTTGTAGCGGGAACAATGCTTGCCTGTATGATTGTAGAGATTCCTTTCAATATGAACAAAGAAGGAAGGCAGATATTTTTTGGAGATGGGAGCGCTGCTGTCACTGGAATAATACTTGGGCTCTCATTACCTCCAACCGCTCCCTGGTGGATACCAATTTTGGGCGGTGCTGCGGCTATTCTGGTCGGCAAACAGCTTTTTGGCGGTCTTGGAAATAATGTATTTAATCCGGCTCTGGTAGGAAGAGCCATACTCTCAGTCTCCTGGACCATTCATATGACCAGGTGGGTTACACCCTTTGATGGTGTCTCCACCAGCACCCCGCTGGCCACTCCAGGCGAAACTGCTTCTTTATGGGAATTATTTATCGGTACAGTGCCAGGCAGTATCGGAGAAACATCCGCTCTGGCTCTGCTTATCGGGGCTGCCTATCTTTATTATAGAGGCTATCTTGATCTAAGAATTTCAATTCCTTATATTTTAGCTGCTGCTGTCACAGCTATAATTCTCGGTATAAATCCTGTATATACTATTCTTGCCGGTTCTCTGATAATTGGGGCTTTCTTCATAGCCACTGATATGGTCTCCTCGCCGGCTACCAGGAGCGGCCGGATAGTTTACGGAATTGGCTGTGGAGTTTTAACCGTTGTCATCCGCGTTTTCACCGGTTTTCCTGAAGGAGTTACTTTTGCCATACTTTTGATGAATGGATTTTCTCATCTTTTCGATACTCTTTTTGAAGGCTATATTTTTGGTCAAATCCACCTCAAGAAAAAGAGAATTATGCAGGCGGGAGTTATAGCTTTATCAACAGTTTTATTCGTTGCCATTGCTTTTGGAGCCCTACAGCTCAGCGATAGACAGTTTTTAGAACCTCAGCACAGAGTTTTTAATCAGCATATGCATGATTTCTTTCCTCATGCTGATGGCTTCAATATGCTTGAAGAGCTTCACGATGATCGGACATTAGCCGAGGTTAAGCAGGGGGGGCGAAGAGTAGGGTTTCTAGCCTACACAGAAAGAATTGGATATGATGGGGAAATACAAAATATGGTGGCTATTAACCCGGATGGAGAAGTTATTGGAAGCAAAATTATAGACCACAATGAAAGCGCAACGCTGGGAGCTCAAATAGAAAGAGAAGATTTTCTGGCGCAATTTGTGGGCCTGAGATACGAAGACGTCAATCCCACCATTGAGGCTGGAGATTACGAGCTGGATGCTATTACCAATGCTACTCTTTCCTCTATAGCAGTAGCTCAAACTGTGGAAACATCTCTGGAGCTGGTCAACAGACAGATTCATGGTTCGACCTATGATTATTTCGATCTCCCCTCAGGTTATTATAGAGGTACTGGCAGCGGATGGGGAGGAGAAATGGAAGTAGAAGTGGCTATAGAGGACGGGTTTTTAAGAGATATTAATGTGATATCTCATAATGATACACCTCATAAAGCGCGAAGCGCCTTTGAAAGATTAAAAACCAGGGTAATAAGCGCTCAGGATACAGATGTAGATGTGATATCCGGATCGACAATGAGCTCAAATGGAATGCTAGAAGCGATTGATGATGCTCTTGCCAGCCGACATGTGGAAGTACAGGATGCTGACTTTTCACATCTATCAGACGGAAGATATAAAGGATCTGCTGCAGGACACATAGATGATATTGATGTGGAAATCGAGGTTCAGGATGGTGAATTGGTAGATATAGAGATTCTTCATCATGAAGAAACAACTTATCTTGCTGAACCCGCTCTGGAGACCTTGAAAAGCAGAGTCATATCAGAACAAAATTCCCGGGTGGAACTGGTTTCTGGAGCTACTTTAACCAGCAGAGGATTTCTGGCAGCCGTGGCCGATGCAGCTATTGAAGAAGAACCTTTTGCTATTCCTCAGGAAGATGACACTTATAGTGGGACTGCCGAAGGATATCAGGATGACATTGAGGTTGAAGTAACAGTTGAAAATGGAGAAATTACCGATATTCAGGTTATAGATCACGGAGAGACTGAAGATATAGCCGAACCGGCTTTTGAAGAGCTGAGAGAAGCTGTAATTTCCGCTCAAAGCATAGATGTGGACACCATTTCAGGTGCTACCGGGTCCAGCCGGGGATATCTTAGCGCCATCGAAAATGCCCTTGATGTGGAAACAGCGGTCGAATTCGATGATGGAGTCTATACTGCCACAGGCGATGGTTATCAGGGTGAAATAGAAATTGAGGTAGTTATTGAAGATGGAGAGATAAAAGAAATTACGGTCCTGGATCACGAGGAAACCCCTGATATAGCCGGTCCCGCCTTTGATGATCTGGAAGAGAGAGTTATAGCCGCTCAAAGCCCCAATGTCGATCTTGTAACCAATGCCACGGGCACCAGTGAAGGTTATCTTGCAGCTGTAGAAGATATTTTGCAGACAGCTGGATTAGAAGAATTAGAGCCGGAAGAACCTGAAGAAGTCGGCCTTCAGGATGGAACCTTTACCGGCGTCGGAGAAGGGTACAATGACGATATCGAAGTTGAAATTACAGTTGAAGACGAAGAAATAACTGAAATTGAAGTAATAAGCCATAGTGAGACAGAAGACATAGCTGAGCCAGCTTTTGAAGATCTGAGAGATGAAGTTTTAGACGCTCAGAGCACTGATGTGGACACTATATCTGGAGCTACTGGCTCGAGCGAAGGATTCCTGGCAGCTGTCGATGCTGCCCGCAACGAAGCAAGAGAAGAAGCACCGGAAGAGGAGCCTGAGGTAGATGAGGAAGTCTTTGAAGACGGTACCTTCACCGGTATAGAAGAAGGATATAACAATGATATTGAAATTGAGGTTACCCTGGAAGATAATGAAATTGTCGACATTCAGGTGCTTGCCCATGAAGAAACTGAAGATATAGCTGAACCGGCTTTTGAGGATCTCATAGATGATGTTATCGCCGCCCAAAGCACCGATGTAGATACTGTATCGGGAGCTACCGGTTCCAGCGAAGGTTTTCTGACTGCTGTCGATGACGCCCTGGACGAAGCCAGTCGAGATGAAGTACCCGACGAAG contains these protein-coding regions:
- a CDS encoding RnfABCDGE type electron transport complex subunit D, which encodes MANSYEMSGPHIRQLDSIEKTMWNVVLALIPATFMSVYLFGTYALYLVAGTMLACMIVEIPFNMNKEGRQIFFGDGSAAVTGIILGLSLPPTAPWWIPILGGAAAILVGKQLFGGLGNNVFNPALVGRAILSVSWTIHMTRWVTPFDGVSTSTPLATPGETASLWELFIGTVPGSIGETSALALLIGAAYLYYRGYLDLRISIPYILAAAVTAIILGINPVYTILAGSLIIGAFFIATDMVSSPATRSGRIVYGIGCGVLTVVIRVFTGFPEGVTFAILLMNGFSHLFDTLFEGYIFGQIHLKKKRIMQAGVIALSTVLFVAIAFGALQLSDRQFLEPQHRVFNQHMHDFFPHADGFNMLEELHDDRTLAEVKQGGRRVGFLAYTERIGYDGEIQNMVAINPDGEVIGSKIIDHNESATLGAQIEREDFLAQFVGLRYEDVNPTIEAGDYELDAITNATLSSIAVAQTVETSLELVNRQIHGSTYDYFDLPSGYYRGTGSGWGGEMEVEVAIEDGFLRDINVISHNDTPHKARSAFERLKTRVISAQDTDVDVISGSTMSSNGMLEAIDDALASRHVEVQDADFSHLSDGRYKGSAAGHIDDIDVEIEVQDGELVDIEILHHEETTYLAEPALETLKSRVISEQNSRVELVSGATLTSRGFLAAVADAAIEEEPFAIPQEDDTYSGTAEGYQDDIEVEVTVENGEITDIQVIDHGETEDIAEPAFEELREAVISAQSIDVDTISGATGSSRGYLSAIENALDVETAVEFDDGVYTATGDGYQGEIEIEVVIEDGEIKEITVLDHEETPDIAGPAFDDLEERVIAAQSPNVDLVTNATGTSEGYLAAVEDILQTAGLEELEPEEPEEVGLQDGTFTGVGEGYNDDIEVEITVEDEEITEIEVISHSETEDIAEPAFEDLRDEVLDAQSTDVDTISGATGSSEGFLAAVDAARNEAREEAPEEEPEVDEEVFEDGTFTGIEEGYNNDIEIEVTLEDNEIVDIQVLAHEETEDIAEPAFEDLIDDVIAAQSTDVDTVSGATGSSEGFLTAVDDALDEASRDEVPDEDEVPEIGEPEMELSDGRFTGEAVGYNDDIALEVVIENGLIVGIDVLEHDETPDIAEPAFEEMKDRVVSAQSTDVDTVTEATGSSEGFLRALNVALTESQEELEEEPEAIYEPGEYTGVGEGYNDDIEVQITVD